One Edaphobacter flagellatus genomic region harbors:
- a CDS encoding sensor histidine kinase, with product MTRGLFFSFFLRMTIALAFVALMRVWFSPKGWILGAVLVLLWAALNAFLLSRSVRRSIAPLEAATSAIAEKPVGQLTPDFTDFDGLARSISLASKHVERVLNSTAESRRELEAMIDSMQDAVVAVDQAGRIQWTNQLMEKLIPVNYTGRAIRVGHSLVQTIRDPEVLECVRVALEERTVSERRSTSLLPGRIFEVAASPMPGGGAVVVLHDITRIEQVERTQREFVANVSHELRTPLTSITGYVETLLDHESGLSPQAREFLTTIHKNATRMNRLTEDLLVMARVESSEQELHPAPIAADTLVRDAVQAMRGLVQDEEAVLEIGPTTKCEVFADQDSIVQVLSNLIENGIKYGKSTGMGRSRVVVSAREVAAPENAVEFSVKDFGQGIASEHLGRIFERFYRVDKARSRESGGTGLGLAIAKHVVQVQGGSIRAESELNAGSTFLFTLPKVQVAGI from the coding sequence GTGACGCGTGGTCTGTTTTTTTCATTCTTTCTGAGGATGACGATTGCGCTGGCCTTTGTCGCTTTGATGAGGGTCTGGTTTAGCCCGAAGGGCTGGATTCTGGGAGCAGTTCTCGTTCTCTTGTGGGCAGCTCTGAATGCCTTTCTTCTTTCGCGCTCGGTGCGCCGCAGCATCGCTCCGCTGGAAGCTGCAACATCAGCAATTGCCGAAAAACCGGTCGGGCAGCTAACACCCGATTTCACGGACTTTGATGGGCTGGCGCGGTCGATTTCACTTGCTTCAAAGCATGTCGAGCGGGTTTTGAATAGTACAGCCGAGAGTCGCCGCGAACTCGAAGCGATGATCGACAGCATGCAGGACGCCGTCGTTGCGGTCGATCAGGCCGGGCGCATCCAGTGGACCAATCAGCTGATGGAGAAGCTGATCCCCGTGAACTATACAGGCAGGGCTATCCGCGTGGGGCACTCGCTGGTGCAGACGATTCGCGATCCTGAAGTACTCGAGTGCGTGCGCGTGGCACTGGAGGAACGCACAGTAAGTGAACGCCGTTCGACATCGCTACTGCCTGGACGCATCTTTGAGGTCGCAGCTTCTCCTATGCCGGGTGGAGGCGCTGTCGTCGTTCTGCATGACATCACTCGGATCGAGCAGGTGGAGCGCACGCAGCGCGAGTTTGTTGCGAATGTCAGCCATGAGTTGCGGACTCCGCTGACCTCGATTACAGGTTATGTCGAAACGCTGCTGGATCATGAGAGCGGCCTGAGTCCACAGGCTCGCGAGTTTTTGACGACGATCCACAAAAATGCGACCCGCATGAACCGCCTGACCGAGGATCTGCTGGTGATGGCTCGTGTTGAGTCTTCGGAGCAGGAGTTGCACCCGGCTCCGATAGCGGCCGATACGCTTGTACGGGATGCAGTTCAAGCGATGCGGGGGCTGGTCCAGGACGAAGAGGCCGTGCTGGAGATTGGTCCAACAACAAAGTGCGAAGTTTTTGCCGATCAGGACTCCATTGTTCAGGTCCTAAGCAATCTGATCGAGAACGGAATTAAATACGGCAAATCGACCGGGATGGGCAGAAGTCGCGTCGTCGTCAGCGCTCGGGAAGTTGCAGCCCCGGAGAACGCGGTAGAGTTCAGCGTAAAAGATTTTGGACAAGGAATTGCCTCAGAACATCTGGGGCGAATCTTTGAGCGGTTCTATCGAGTGGACAAGGCTCGCTCGCGCGAGTCTGGTGGTACGGGACTGGGTCTGGCCATCGCTAAACACGTGGTCCAGGTTCAGGGTGGAAGCATACGTGCTGAGAGTGAATTGAATGCCGGCAGTACGTTTCTTTTCACGTTACCGAAGGTCCAGGTGGCCGGTATCTAG
- the pstS gene encoding phosphate ABC transporter substrate-binding protein PstS, translated as MATIGASAQTLNGAGATFPYPIYSKWFNEFSQQNGGVKINYQSIGSGGGIRQVTEGTVDFGAADVTMTDEQIAAAKVKVQPIPTVLGAVVPVYNLPGVNKDLNFSGDVIADIYLGKITKWNDPRIAKDNPGVTLPDKPVLPVYRSEGSGTTFIFTDYLSKVSPEWLSKVGRNASVKWPTGIGQKGNEGIAGMVRQSPYSFGYVELIYALQNKMAFGAVKNAAGKYVKASTDGVTAAAAASKAMPADYRVSITNAPGAASYPISSFTWLLIPTHSTDASKTAALKNFLTWMLDHGESEASGLSYAPLPKQVQDMVRKTVAQIK; from the coding sequence TTGGCCACGATCGGGGCAAGCGCCCAGACCCTGAATGGTGCGGGAGCGACCTTCCCGTATCCGATCTATTCAAAGTGGTTTAACGAGTTCAGCCAACAGAATGGCGGCGTAAAGATCAACTATCAGTCCATCGGTTCCGGCGGTGGAATCCGTCAGGTGACCGAAGGGACAGTTGACTTCGGTGCAGCCGATGTCACGATGACGGACGAGCAGATCGCTGCAGCTAAAGTTAAAGTTCAGCCTATTCCAACGGTGCTTGGTGCTGTTGTGCCGGTCTATAACCTGCCGGGTGTAAATAAGGATTTGAATTTCTCCGGAGATGTCATTGCTGATATCTATCTCGGCAAGATTACGAAGTGGAACGACCCTCGTATTGCAAAGGACAACCCCGGAGTGACTCTGCCGGATAAGCCTGTTCTTCCCGTGTATCGCTCGGAGGGCAGCGGCACAACCTTCATTTTCACCGACTATCTTTCGAAGGTAAGCCCGGAGTGGCTTAGTAAAGTGGGGAGAAATGCTTCGGTCAAGTGGCCGACAGGTATTGGACAGAAGGGCAACGAGGGAATTGCCGGCATGGTGCGTCAGTCTCCCTACTCTTTCGGCTATGTCGAGTTGATCTACGCGTTGCAGAATAAGATGGCCTTTGGCGCAGTGAAAAACGCGGCCGGTAAGTATGTTAAGGCATCAACGGACGGTGTTACTGCGGCCGCTGCTGCTTCGAAGGCGATGCCTGCCGACTATCGTGTCTCAATTACCAATGCACCGGGAGCGGCTTCCTATCCGATCTCCAGCTTCACATGGTTGCTGATTCCTACGCATTCGACAGATGCTTCGAAGACTGCTGCATTGAAGAATTTCCTGACCTGGATGCTTGACCATGGCGAGAGCGAGGCTTCTGGCCTTAGCTATGCTCCGCTGCCCAAGCAGGTGCAGGATATGGTTCGCAAGACCGTCGCGCAGATCAAATAA
- the pstC gene encoding phosphate ABC transporter permease subunit PstC: MLVCACSIFVIVLFIFIILILRSQLSLHAFGWKFFTRQAWDPVSGDFGALPFIYGTLMTSFLALLIAVPLAMGVAIFLTELCPQPLRAPISFLTELLAAIPSVVYGLWAVFVLVPLMRDVLGPFLVKTLGWTGFFDGANFGVGLLTASIILAIMVLPIISSLTRDIMTAVPNSQREAVLALGATRWEMIRIGVLRNSRIGIVGAVMLGLGRALGETMAVAMVIGNHPEINKSLFAPGYTLASVIANEFSEATSDIYLSALIEIGLALFLVTIVVNAIARLMVWAVTRGAPGRAS, translated from the coding sequence ATGCTGGTGTGTGCCTGCAGCATTTTTGTCATCGTCCTCTTTATCTTCATCATCCTGATCCTCCGGTCGCAGCTTAGTCTGCATGCTTTTGGCTGGAAGTTTTTTACCAGACAGGCCTGGGACCCGGTTTCAGGGGACTTTGGAGCGTTGCCGTTTATCTACGGCACGCTGATGACATCGTTCCTGGCGCTCCTCATCGCTGTTCCGCTGGCGATGGGAGTTGCAATCTTTCTTACAGAATTGTGTCCCCAACCTCTGCGGGCGCCGATCTCGTTTCTTACTGAGTTGCTGGCTGCCATTCCGAGTGTGGTGTATGGCCTGTGGGCCGTCTTTGTGCTGGTTCCCCTGATGCGCGATGTACTGGGACCATTTTTGGTGAAGACGCTCGGCTGGACGGGATTCTTTGACGGAGCGAACTTTGGCGTCGGCCTGCTGACGGCAAGCATCATTCTGGCAATTATGGTTCTGCCTATCATCTCGTCATTGACGCGCGACATTATGACTGCCGTTCCAAACTCTCAGCGCGAGGCGGTGCTTGCTTTAGGGGCAACGCGTTGGGAGATGATTCGCATTGGGGTTCTTCGTAACTCGCGAATCGGTATTGTCGGTGCGGTCATGCTCGGATTAGGCCGTGCACTGGGCGAGACCATGGCAGTCGCAATGGTGATCGGCAATCACCCGGAGATCAACAAAAGTCTTTTTGCGCCGGGCTATACGCTGGCCAGCGTGATCGCGAACGAGTTCTCCGAAGCAACAAGCGACATATACCTGAGTGCACTGATCGAGATCGGTCTGGCGCTCTTTTTGGTGACGATTGTGGTCAACGCGATTGCTCGCCTGATGGTCTGGGCCGTAACGCGCGGCGCGCCAGGAAGGGCTTCCTAA
- the pstA gene encoding phosphate ABC transporter permease PstA: protein MSTQPLNNLPRHIDFDSKSMRLNHSRRTFTNYAVTALAILATVIVLLPLAVILFYLVYKGASSLNLAFFTHVPAPVGEEGGGMANSIVGSAIILTLASIMGIPIGIAAGVYLAEFGQGTFFANAIRFTADVLNGVPSIVMGISVFALLVQGRHFSAFAGGVALAIMMIPTVTRTTEEMLATVPHAIREATLGLGVPKWRTVLSVSLRTASPGIITGCMLAFARVAGETAPLLFTALGNQFWSVKLNEPIAALPLQIYVYATGPYDEWHRLAWAGALVLIGLIMVSVTLVRIFANRGVLKGGS, encoded by the coding sequence ATGAGTACGCAGCCCCTCAATAATTTGCCAAGGCACATCGACTTCGATTCGAAGTCGATGCGGCTGAATCATAGCCGCCGCACCTTTACGAACTATGCTGTTACGGCATTGGCTATTCTGGCGACGGTGATCGTGCTGCTCCCACTCGCGGTCATTCTTTTCTACCTGGTTTACAAGGGCGCAAGCTCGCTCAATCTTGCTTTCTTTACGCATGTGCCCGCTCCAGTTGGCGAAGAGGGCGGTGGCATGGCGAATTCGATTGTCGGCTCCGCCATCATTCTCACTCTCGCCAGCATCATGGGAATCCCCATTGGTATCGCTGCGGGCGTTTATCTTGCCGAGTTCGGCCAGGGCACCTTTTTTGCCAACGCCATCCGTTTCACTGCTGATGTACTCAATGGCGTGCCATCCATCGTGATGGGTATCTCCGTCTTCGCTCTGCTGGTGCAGGGAAGACACTTCTCTGCGTTTGCCGGTGGTGTCGCGTTGGCTATTATGATGATTCCAACGGTCACGCGAACAACGGAAGAGATGTTGGCTACCGTCCCGCATGCTATTCGCGAAGCAACTCTTGGGTTGGGCGTGCCGAAATGGCGAACTGTTTTGTCGGTAAGCCTCCGCACGGCATCTCCCGGCATTATCACGGGCTGCATGTTGGCCTTTGCGCGTGTCGCTGGTGAAACTGCTCCTCTGTTATTCACTGCTCTAGGGAATCAGTTCTGGAGCGTGAAGCTGAATGAGCCTATCGCCGCACTGCCACTTCAAATTTATGTTTACGCCACCGGCCCCTACGATGAGTGGCATCGACTGGCCTGGGCAGGTGCTTTAGTTCTTATTGGATTGATTATGGTTTCCGTCACGCTCGTCCGAATCTTTGCCAACCGTGGCGTACTCAAGGGAGGAAGCTAG